The following DNA comes from Chitinophagales bacterium.
TTTGGAGGTGGTATAGGGGTATGTTCACACATGCAACTTTGTGTGTTATAAGTATCTAATGTGGTGCAGTCATTATCATCACAACTTGGAGGTGGTATAGGGGTATGTTCACACATGCAACTTTGTGTGTTATAAGTATCTAATGTGGTGCAGTCATTATCATCACAACTTGGAGGTGGTATAGGGGTATGTTCACACATGCAACTTTGTGTGTTATAAGTATCTAATGTGGTGCAGTCATTATCATCACAACTTGGAGGTGGTATAGGGGTATGTTCACACATGCAACTTTGTGTGTTATAAGTATCTAATGTGGTGCAGTCATTATCATCACAACTTGGAGGTGGTATAGGGGTATGTTCACACATGCAACTTTGTGTGTTATAAGTATCTAATGTGGTGCAGTCATTATCATCACAACTTGGACTCCATATTACTTCAAATGAATCCACAAAGATATTATCGCCATAACATGCAGAATATCCAACATAATACCAACCTTCTGTTAAATCGGCATAAGAAAAAGTCCCATTGCTAACAGAACAATTATTACATGGCACATAAGTTCCGTTATCATCATTCACAAAAAAATCATAATAACCACACAATGTAGAATTATTAACCGAAAATGAAAAATCTACTAACCCACAACTATTTTGCTGAATTAAAGGGTAGTAATTATTAAAATCGAATTGATAAGTCCAATCGCCCATTAATCCTCCATTAATAGTAACCGAACTTCCGCATAAGTCGGTTATTTCTAAATTATCAAACCAATAAGTTGGCGGATAAATATTCGTTAAAAAACTTAAATCAGTTACTGTATCATTTATATAAGTAATGATTCCCGATGGATTATAAGCATCAGGTGTGTAATTGCCATTTAATACAAATGGAGCAACACCATTGTAAATTGTAATTTCTGTGCCGCAATAACATGGCTCAGAAATAGGTGCATAGGAAACCTGTAAGGGATTTGGCGGATTAAAATCAATGTTGGCATATATGGAACCAATTATAGTGGTGCTCATTAAAGTTTCATCACAATTATTTAAAGCTACATAAAAAACACACGGACCGGGCAATGTATCATAAATTACATGATATACTGCCGCATATTGTAAATGAAGTGAAGAATTGATAATGGGCTGATTTAATACTTGAATATTAGGAGAGGTAGAATGTATATCCGAAAAAATAAGGGTGTCAGAATTATAAAAGATGGTATCTCCATTGACATAACATCCGGCAGGAGCATTACTTGCGGGAAGCCAAGTTGTATCGTACCACTCTGTTTTTAAAACACAATAAGGTAATACTACTGTATCATACACATAGTAAGGTGAAAAATCGCAGGGACCACCATTAGCAATAGCATTTTGTATATTACCTATATTACTCCACGTATTTGGTATGCACGCATCTATACCAAATGTAGATACATCACTACAAAATACATAGTTGTTTTCACAATCCAAATTTCCTGTGTTGCCTGGTACAGTAATAGTTCCTCCCAGCATAGACACAATACTTTTGTTAAACATAAAGGGTATTCCATTAGAATTAACTAAACACGGATTGTTAAAATCAATACTGTTTGATGTATTAAAATCGGAAACTACAACAAAATAATAATAAATACCACAACTAGGTAGGTTACTTGGTAAATTATTTAAAATAGGAATCGTGCTAAAATAAACCAAATGGCTACTATCACAAATTGAATCAGAAAAAATAGCATAAAACTTTGTGTATCCCGGCATTACAAAACCTTGTCCAACTGTGGAAACATGGATAGAATCCTTATGACACATAATATATGGAGGTGTAATTATAGAATCGACAGAATTTGTACATTGACTATTTACATTGACAGTATATAAACAAGCTAATAATATGACCAATAGTCTCTTCATTATCTCAAAAGTAATAATTTTTTTTGTATATCTAAAAAATGAGTAGAAAAATAATGCTTATACAATTTGACTAAAACTCGGTTGAAACCATCGTTTTTATACAATGATATCCATATTCCTTTAACTCCCTATTCCAGCAAAAATGCAATATCTTCTTCGCTGAGTTGTTTTACAAAGCCGTCTTCTTCTTTAATTAATTCATCGCTTACAAACTGCTTTTTGCTTTGTAGCTGAATGATTTTTTCTTCTATGGTATTTTTGCAAATCATTTTGTAGGCAAACACATGTTTATCTTGCCCTATGCGGTGCGTACGGTCTATGGCTTGCTGCTCAATGGCGGTATTCCACCATGGGTCAAGCAAAAACACATAATCGGCAGCAGTAAGGGTTATCCCCGCATTGCCCGCCTTTAACGATAATAGAAAAATAGTAGTATGATTTTGCTCACTTTGAAACTCCTCTATCATTTCTGCACGTTTTTCTATGGGTGTTTCGCCACTTAAATGAAAATGATTAATATTGCGTTCATTCATTTCCTCTGCAAGAATTTTAAGCATGCTGTTAAATTGCGAAAATACCAACACTTTATTGCCTTGCAGATTGTTTTCAAGTTCATTTAGCAAGCGTTCCATTTTAACCGATTTTGCCGTTCCTATTTCTGCATCTTGCACCAGTTGTGGCGAATCGCAAATTTGTTTTAACTTGGTAATGCCTGCCAAAATACCCATTTTACTGCCGCTAAACCCTTCATTTTTTATTTGTAAAAAGATACTGTCTCTTATACGCACCTTAATATATTCATAAGCATCTTGTTGCTCTTGGCTCATGGTGCACCACATAATACTTTCCGTTTTAGGAGGCAAATCGGTAGCCACTTGTTTTTTGGTTCGCCTTAAAATAAACGGAGCCGTTAGTTTGCTAAGGACTTCTATTTTTTCTTTATTCCCTTGCTTATCTATGGGGTTGGCATATTCGTTTCTAAAAAACTCTTGCCCACCCAAAAAATCGGGCAATAAAAAGTTAATTTGGCTATATAAATCAAAGGTATTGTTAAGTATAGGCGTGCCACTTAAAGCCACTTTAGTTTTGCTGTGTAGTTGGTAAATAGCTTTGGTAGTTTTAGCTTGCAAGTTTTTTATATAATGGCTTTCGTCCAGCACCAAGGCATCCCACATAACGGCAGAAAACTGTTCTATATCATTGCGTAAAGTGGCATAGCCTGTTATTAAAACTTGTGCTTCTTCACTAAAAAAATCTTCTAAATTTCTTTGCGAACCATGATGAATGTATGTACTTAAATGAGGAGCAAATTTTTCTATTTCTTGCTTCCAATTATAAATTAATGATGAAGGACAAACTATTAAAAAATGAGCATCCGTTTTTTGCTCTTGCAAGTGGGCTAAAAAGCTAATGGTTTGTAGGGTTTTTCCTAAACCCATATCGTCTGCCAGGCAAGCTCCAGCTTGTATTTCACTTAATAAAACAAGCCATTCATAGCCTTTTTGTTGGTAAGGACGCAAGGTGGCTTTCAGTTTTTTAGGTTCGGGAAAACACTTTTCCTCCTCTTGCCATTTTTGCCATTTGCCCCACCAGTTTTGCGAAATTTGTTTTAAACCCACATTTTCTTGCACCAAATCTTTATTGGCAAAAACTATCCATTGCGGAATTTCTATTTCATTGTTTTTTAATTTGCCGTGCTTTATTAGCGTACCATATTTTGTTTTCCACTCATCTGTTAATACGCCTAAGCTACTGTCTTTTAATAAAACATGCGAACTATTGCTCAATAATGCCTTACGCAAATCTTTTAGTGCCACTTTTTCTTTGCCAAAGCTCACTTTCATAGAAAAAAATAGCAAAACACCTTCTGTTTTAAGTAGCTTGCTTTCGGTTTCAATAGGGTGTTCGGAAAAACGAAAATGCTGCATAAATTCCATGCCTAAAATATTGCACTCTTCATCTAAAAGTTGATGATAAACCTTTAAAAACCAATCTTTCTTTTTAGCATCGGCAAAAGATAGGAAATAGGAATTATTAAACTGCTTGGCAAAATTTGGGTGTAGCGACTGCAAGTGTTTGCTAAATGTTTTTTCTACAGTTTCATTGCGAACCACCTTATATTCTTTCCCTTTAATGTTAAACATTTTGTAGGGATGAAATTCGCCTTCAACGGTAAATCCATCATAAGAAAACTGCGGATTTAGGGTTAAAAACTGCCCACTTATTTCGCTTAAATAAACGGCTTTTTGTGGTTCTACATGTATTTCTTCTATAGGAAAACAGTTTGTACGATTTACTTTGTGGGTTTGTTCTATGGGTACAATTACGTTTTCTAAAAAGAGCTTGGCATCGTGCCGAAATTCTTTTTGGTTTATTTCAGAAAGTTTGTTGAACAACTGTATCTCATTACTACTTGCCACATACCATTTATTGTTTAAGCGGAGCAAAGCACCCAACTGCTCAAAATCATCTAAATTATACCATTGATTGTTAATTTGAATGATGCAGTTAAGATTATACACGCCATTTTTGAGGGTGGCTTGCACTTCTATTTGCGGTTTTTCTGCTTCAATGGTGGCTCGCTGCGAAATATACCGCTTGCCGTTTGTTTCCGCACAGCGTTGGTAAAAAGGCAAATCGGCAATTCCTTGCAGGCTAAGAAAAGCACTGCGTAACTCTCGGTGTATAATTTGAAGTACAAATGCACTTTGCGTTTTCCGTTTATTAGAATACGTCCATTTTTTGCTAGCTTCGTTAAAAACGCTTTCAAAATACTCAGCAGAAAGAAATTGAAAATTAAGCGTTTTGCTATTGGCTAAAGTACTTTTAAAAGAATTGAGTTCTTTAATGGTGGCTTCTGTGGCTTTAAATCGGGTAGGTTTGTTAGGCTCTTTAATTATATAAAGCACCTTAAACGGATTGTCTAATCGGTTTAAAGATTCGCCATCAAACAGTAAGGCTTTTTCTACTTGTATTTTTTATTTTGCCATAGGGAAGGCAAAGGTAAGTATAAGGCAGTAAAACAATAAAAAGTATTGTATTTCTGTTGCAGTTTTTTTTAGCCTTGGTGCGTGTCTCACGCACCAAGGCTAAAAAAATATTTATACCAAGACTTTAAACGATGGAGCAAATGTTTCATCTTTAAGGTAATAACACCTTGAAGGGCGTAACTATTTTGAATTAGCAATGGGTATAGCTTTTCCTGTGGTCGGCATCCCTGCCGATTCCACTTATTCCGCTTTTAAACGTATCTTTAAGCAATGTATTTCTTTACAGCTACAGCGAAGGATTGGAAAAACCTTTTTGAAGATGATGAGATAAAAATTATACTTCTTCAATCTATGGAGTGGTTGGTGACAAATAAAAAAGTTCAAATACACGCCTTTGTTATTATGCCAAATCATGTTCATATTTTATGGACACATTTAGATGAAACGTATGATATTGGAGCGAGTTTCAAAAGTTTTATCGCTTCTATGATTAGAAAATATTTGGTTAAACACAACAAACTAAAATTAAATTTGTATATTTCTACTCAAAATGATAGAGAATATCAATTTTGGAAAAGACGTTCTAAAACTATAGAAATGCAAAATAGGATAATAGCAGTGCAAAAGGTAGATTATATACACAAAAACCCTTTCAGCCATGGTGCGTGTCTCACGCAACAATTTTGTAAATTTAAGTGTGGTTTAGGTTCCTCTCCGAGAGACCCTAAACGGGGAAAAAATAACAAGACAGACGCCTTATTTTTTCGTCAAAACACTCTTAATTTGTAGAATTTATATTCACTTACACTAATATATTCGTTTACTTCGTTAATAATTGCTAAATTCGCAAGTTCTATGATAGCGTATTTAAAAGGTAAATTAGCTCATAAAACACCTACTTTTGTATTTGTAGAAGTGCAAGGTGTTGGTTATCAGGTTTTTGTAAGTTTACAAACTTACGAAAAAATTAAAGATGCCAAAGAATGTGTGTTATTTACCCACATGGTAGTAAAAAATGAAAACCAAAGTGTTTCGGCTTTTTTACTTTATGGATTTTATGAAGAAAAAGAAAGAGATTTGTTTGAAAAACTTTTATCCGTATCGGGCGTAGGTTCATCTACCGCCATAATGATGCTTTCTACATACAAAACAGCCGAAATTAGTAGTGCCATAACAAGTGGAGATGTAGGTTTACTAAAAAGTATTAAAGGTATTGGACCCAAATCTGCACAACGAATTATCTTAGAATTAAAAGATAAATTAGATAAAATGCCACAATTTGAACAAGAAAAAGGCGTTATAAGCAATACCGTAAAAGAAGAGGCGTTAACAGCATTAGTTTCTTTAGGGTTTAATAAAGCTACTTGTGTAAAAACAATAAATCAAGTGCAAAGAGATTATCCCGAAGCAGATACTGTAGAACAAATCATTAAACTAAGTTTAAAACTATTATAACAGGTACTAAAATCAAGTGAATATTAGAGCATTAATAATATTATTGGTAGTTTTTTGTATAGAAGGAGGAAGGTTGTTGGCTCAAGATTCAACCAATCAAAACCTGCCATATCCATTAGAAGAACGTGAGGGCAATTTTTTAACAGACCCCAATCCTAATCCTTTTTATTTAAACGATCCGGAAGCTATAGAAAGAGAAGTTAATTACGACCCGGCTACAGATTCTTACGTTATTACTGAAAAAGTAAATGGTAGAAATATACGCCCACCGCAGTATATGTCTTTTGATGAGTATATGGATTATACTTTAAAAGATGAAAACAAGCAGTATTGGAAATCAAGGACAAACACAGAAAGAAGCCTAAGAGATAAAAATATAGATTTGCCTTTTGAACCAAGTTATAACCCTAAAAAAGCAGGCGGTATTTTTAGAGGTTTAACTATAGATATACGCCCACAAGGAAATGTGGAGCTAACCTTAGGTGGCAATGTTCAAAAATACGACAACCCAAGCTTGCCTAAGCGAGCAAGGACACAAGGCGGTTTTGATTTTGATATGAATATCAATATGAATGTAACCGGAAAAATTGGTGATGCTTTATCCATGACAATAAAGTATAACAATCAAACCGGTTTTTCTTTTGATAACCAGTTTAAATTGCAATATCAAGGACAAGAAGATGATATTATACAATTAGTAGAAGCAGGAAATGTAAGTTTCCCATTGCAAACTCAGCTAATTACAGGAGCACAAAGTTTAAGAGGTATAAAAGCACAGCTTCGTTTTGGAAGGCTTACTATGACCAACGTAGTGGCAGAGCAGCAATCGCAAAAAAAATCTATTATAGTTGAAGATGGTGCTCAGTTGCAAAATTTTGAAATAAAAGCCGATCAATATGAAAGTGATAAACACTTTTTTTTAACCCAATTTTTTAGAAACAATTACGATAATTCATTAGCTCAAATTCCTAATATTTTATCGCAAGTTAATATAGAAGAAATAGAAGTGTGGGTTACTAACCGTACAGGGCAAACCAATGGAGTTAGAGATGTAGTGGCTTTTCAAGATTTAGGAGAAACCGACCCATATAGTCCGGCTGTACATCCTTTAGCCGGCAATACTTTACCCGATAATAAAGCCAATGATTTATATACTACCTTAGTAATGAATCAAAATTTACGATTGAGTAGCAATGTAGCAAGTGGTTTGCAAAGCCAATATCCTACATTTGAAAGTGTAAGAGATTACGAAAAAACTTATGCCCGATTATTATCAAGCTCAGAATATATTTTAAATAGAGAGCTGGGGTATATTTCATTACAAACAGCATTGCAACCCAACCAAGTATTAGGTGTAGCTTTTAAATATACTTACAATGGGCAAGTTTATCAAGTAGGAGAGCTGTCAAGAAATGTTCCACCGGATTCTTCTTCTGCTTCTGAAGTATTGTATTTAAAAATGTTGCGTAGCTCATCTATTCGTCCCGATTTGCCAATGTGGGATTTGATGATGAAAAACATTTATGCCTTAGGTGCTTATCAAATAAGTCAAACAGATTTTAGATTAGACATATTTTATTTAGACCCGGGAGGAGGGCTAAAAAGATTTATACCTAAAGGAAATTTAAGCGACCAGCAGTTAATTCGTGTTATGAACTTAGACCGATTAAATAACCAAGGTGACCCTCAGCCCGATGGATTATTTGATTACATACCGGGAGTAA
Coding sequences within:
- a CDS encoding gliding motility-associated C-terminal domain-containing protein, yielding MCHKDSIHVSTVGQGFVMPGYTKFYAIFSDSICDSSHLVYFSTIPILNNLPSNLPSCGIYYYFVVVSDFNTSNSIDFNNPCLVNSNGIPFMFNKSIVSMLGGTITVPGNTGNLDCENNYVFCSDVSTFGIDACIPNTWSNIGNIQNAIANGGPCDFSPYYVYDTVVLPYCVLKTEWYDTTWLPASNAPAGCYVNGDTIFYNSDTLIFSDIHSTSPNIQVLNQPIINSSLHLQYAAVYHVIYDTLPGPCVFYVALNNCDETLMSTTIIGSIYANIDFNPPNPLQVSYAPISEPCYCGTEITIYNGVAPFVLNGNYTPDAYNPSGIITYINDTVTDLSFLTNIYPPTYWFDNLEITDLCGSSVTINGGLMGDWTYQFDFNNYYPLIQQNSCGLVDFSFSVNNSTLCGYYDFFVNDDNGTYVPCNNCSVSNGTFSYADLTEGWYYVGYSACYGDNIFVDSFEVIWSPSCDDNDCTTLDTYNTQSCMCEHTPIPPPSCDDNDCTTLDTYNTQSCMCEHTPIPPPSCDDNDCTTLDTYNTQSCMCEHTPIPPPSCDDNDCTTLDTYNTQSCMCEHTPIPPPSCDDNDCTTLDTYNTQSCMCEHTPIPPPNCDDNDCTTLDTYNTQSCMCEHTPIPPPSCDDNDCTTLDTYNTQSCMCEHTPIPPPSCDDNDCTTLDTYNTQSCMCEHTPIPPPSCDDNDCTTLDTYNTQSCMCEHTPIPPPSCDDNDCTTLDTYNTQNCMCEHTPIPLPNCTDNLVATSEYYDTILCECHYDTIQTEDCKITIPDAFSPNDDNLNDYFSPIIECNFDYLVAFKIYNRWGDMVFDSDKSSLKKWNGTINGIKQTPDNYIVVGQVKLYQNSNVVQTVPFKTNLLLVR
- a CDS encoding DEAD/DEAH box helicase produces the protein MLYIIKEPNKPTRFKATEATIKELNSFKSTLANSKTLNFQFLSAEYFESVFNEASKKWTYSNKRKTQSAFVLQIIHRELRSAFLSLQGIADLPFYQRCAETNGKRYISQRATIEAEKPQIEVQATLKNGVYNLNCIIQINNQWYNLDDFEQLGALLRLNNKWYVASSNEIQLFNKLSEINQKEFRHDAKLFLENVIVPIEQTHKVNRTNCFPIEEIHVEPQKAVYLSEISGQFLTLNPQFSYDGFTVEGEFHPYKMFNIKGKEYKVVRNETVEKTFSKHLQSLHPNFAKQFNNSYFLSFADAKKKDWFLKVYHQLLDEECNILGMEFMQHFRFSEHPIETESKLLKTEGVLLFFSMKVSFGKEKVALKDLRKALLSNSSHVLLKDSSLGVLTDEWKTKYGTLIKHGKLKNNEIEIPQWIVFANKDLVQENVGLKQISQNWWGKWQKWQEEEKCFPEPKKLKATLRPYQQKGYEWLVLLSEIQAGACLADDMGLGKTLQTISFLAHLQEQKTDAHFLIVCPSSLIYNWKQEIEKFAPHLSTYIHHGSQRNLEDFFSEEAQVLITGYATLRNDIEQFSAVMWDALVLDESHYIKNLQAKTTKAIYQLHSKTKVALSGTPILNNTFDLYSQINFLLPDFLGGQEFFRNEYANPIDKQGNKEKIEVLSKLTAPFILRRTKKQVATDLPPKTESIMWCTMSQEQQDAYEYIKVRIRDSIFLQIKNEGFSGSKMGILAGITKLKQICDSPQLVQDAEIGTAKSVKMERLLNELENNLQGNKVLVFSQFNSMLKILAEEMNERNINHFHLSGETPIEKRAEMIEEFQSEQNHTTIFLLSLKAGNAGITLTAADYVFLLDPWWNTAIEQQAIDRTHRIGQDKHVFAYKMICKNTIEEKIIQLQSKKQFVSDELIKEEDGFVKQLSEEDIAFLLE
- a CDS encoding transposase, producing MYFFTATAKDWKNLFEDDEIKIILLQSMEWLVTNKKVQIHAFVIMPNHVHILWTHLDETYDIGASFKSFIASMIRKYLVKHNKLKLNLYISTQNDREYQFWKRRSKTIEMQNRIIAVQKVDYIHKNPFSHGACLTQQFCKFKCGLGSSPRDPKRGKNNKTDALFFRQNTLNL
- the ruvA gene encoding Holliday junction branch migration protein RuvA; this encodes MIAYLKGKLAHKTPTFVFVEVQGVGYQVFVSLQTYEKIKDAKECVLFTHMVVKNENQSVSAFLLYGFYEEKERDLFEKLLSVSGVGSSTAIMMLSTYKTAEISSAITSGDVGLLKSIKGIGPKSAQRIILELKDKLDKMPQFEQEKGVISNTVKEEALTALVSLGFNKATCVKTINQVQRDYPEADTVEQIIKLSLKLL